A stretch of Rhizobium sp. TH2 DNA encodes these proteins:
- a CDS encoding DUF3008 family protein — protein MPAKSQAQQKAAGAALAAKRGDMPKSKLKGASKSMEESMSEKELDKMASTKRKGKPEHKTTKH, from the coding sequence ATGCCCGCAAAATCCCAGGCCCAGCAGAAGGCTGCCGGCGCCGCACTCGCTGCCAAGCGCGGCGACATGCCCAAAAGCAAACTCAAGGGCGCCTCGAAATCGATGGAAGAATCGATGAGCGAGAAAGAACTCGACAAGATGGCGTCGACCAAGCGCAAGGGCAAACCCGAGCATAAGACGACCAAGCATTAA
- a CDS encoding response regulator, whose amino-acid sequence MEDEFLIRMDIADSLERAGFVVHEAGNAREAIAILDKNSDIQAMFTDVDMPGGMDGVRLAAFARDRWPPLKIIITSGYRRVTANEMPAECRFFDKPYNLDRVITTIREMTVSF is encoded by the coding sequence GTGGAAGATGAATTCCTGATCCGCATGGACATTGCCGACAGCCTGGAAAGAGCTGGCTTTGTTGTTCATGAAGCCGGCAATGCACGCGAGGCAATCGCGATCCTGGACAAGAACTCCGATATCCAGGCGATGTTCACCGATGTCGACATGCCCGGCGGCATGGACGGGGTAAGGCTTGCGGCATTCGCGCGCGACCGCTGGCCGCCACTCAAGATCATCATCACGTCGGGCTATCGCCGGGTTACCGCGAACGAGATGCCGGCGGAGTGTCGCTTCTTCGACAAGCCGTATAATCTCGACCGGGTCATCACGACCATCCGCGAGATGACCGTTTCCTTCTGA
- a CDS encoding GAF domain-containing sensor histidine kinase has product MPRSPASPAIAGSRATLDSIDFGLKPGDELKVETTICHEIRQHQETVAIDHVEESAVYCGHPTAAMYGFQSYISTPIFLEDGSFFGTLCAIDPLPAKVDNPQVIGMFKLFAELIARHLDADRRMVANEQTLSEQFALSELRERFVGVLGHDLRNPLASLQAGIKMIRRRTEDEGTLKILMMMQNSIDRMLGLVGNVMDLTRGRLGGGIKLEIKEIDSLQSDLMQVVDEFRSAAPERMILTDLHVTSPVKVDKIRLGQLLSNLVGNALAHGDPDREVRVEAKTRDGQFELAVENHGTPIPAEVLPRLFEPFSQSADNAPQVGLGLGLYIASEIAKAHGGQLNAHSTPEKTRFTLTMPAA; this is encoded by the coding sequence TTGCCGCGATCGCCCGCGTCACCAGCGATCGCTGGGTCACGTGCGACGCTCGACAGCATCGATTTCGGACTGAAGCCCGGCGACGAACTCAAGGTCGAGACGACGATCTGTCATGAGATACGCCAGCACCAGGAAACGGTGGCGATCGATCACGTCGAGGAAAGCGCCGTCTATTGCGGCCATCCGACAGCAGCGATGTACGGGTTCCAGAGCTATATCTCGACGCCGATTTTTCTCGAGGACGGCTCTTTTTTCGGAACGCTCTGCGCGATCGATCCATTGCCCGCCAAGGTGGACAACCCGCAGGTCATCGGCATGTTCAAGCTGTTTGCCGAACTGATCGCTCGCCATCTCGATGCCGACAGAAGAATGGTCGCGAACGAACAGACGCTTTCGGAGCAGTTCGCACTTTCCGAGCTTCGCGAGCGCTTCGTCGGTGTGCTCGGACATGACCTGAGAAACCCGCTGGCGTCGCTTCAGGCGGGCATCAAGATGATCAGGCGCCGCACCGAGGACGAGGGCACGCTCAAGATTCTGATGATGATGCAGAACAGCATCGATCGCATGCTCGGCCTTGTCGGCAACGTTATGGATTTGACACGCGGGCGTTTGGGCGGCGGCATCAAGCTCGAGATCAAGGAGATCGACTCGCTGCAAAGCGACCTGATGCAGGTGGTCGATGAGTTTCGCTCGGCAGCGCCGGAACGGATGATTCTCACGGATTTACACGTTACCAGCCCGGTCAAAGTGGATAAGATCCGCCTTGGTCAATTACTGTCAAATCTCGTCGGCAACGCCTTGGCGCATGGCGATCCGGATCGCGAGGTTCGCGTCGAAGCGAAAACGCGTGACGGTCAATTCGAACTGGCGGTCGAGAACCATGGAACACCCATTCCGGCTGAAGTCCTGCCCAGGCTTTTCGAGCCGTTTTCGCAGAGCGCGGACAATGCGCCTCAAGTCGGACTCGGCCTCGGCCTCTATATCGCGTCGGAAATCGCCAAAGCGCACGGTGGACAACTCAACGCCCACTCGACGCCGGAGAAGACTCGCTTCACACTGACAATGCCCGCCGCATGA
- a CDS encoding PepSY domain-containing protein — protein MKRYVFFAAFLALTPAAAIAQEGDTTGSINPPVVTDDGNANMPVPGENSFTEPQVRERLAAAGYTGIGHLDLESDGVWRTTAMKDDTLVSLGVDHQGNIVEK, from the coding sequence ATGAAAAGATACGTCTTTTTCGCGGCGTTCCTGGCTTTGACGCCTGCGGCCGCCATTGCGCAGGAGGGAGACACGACGGGAAGCATTAATCCGCCCGTCGTCACTGATGACGGCAATGCAAATATGCCTGTTCCTGGTGAAAACAGCTTCACCGAACCGCAGGTTCGCGAACGGCTGGCTGCTGCCGGCTATACCGGTATCGGTCATCTGGATCTGGAGTCGGACGGTGTCTGGCGCACGACGGCCATGAAGGATGACACTCTGGTGTCGCTCGGCGTCGATCACCAGGGCAATATCGTGGAGAAATAA